The DNA sequence TGGTGCCCGGGAACCATGTATCATGAAACAGAGATGAGTTTTCTGCCTGCCGTGTTCAACCACTTCACCAATCTCAAAGATTTTTTGAGGCATGGGTCTTCTCCTGTTCTGCTTTATTATCTCCATCATGTTTACAAAAAGCCTGTCCCTGACCACTGAAAAATCCGAGCTTTTTGGATTAAGCAAGGTTACATCCCCCCGATATTTAAGGAAGGAGAAAGGCATTTGTGGGCCGACAACAAAACTCTTCACCTCCTGGTAACCGGACCCAATAAGGAGTTGACATGCAATACCGGTCAGTTCGTCAGTCTTGTGGGAAGTACCTAGCGTCTGCACTGGGATCTCAGAGAATGGTATCTGATCGTAACCTATTCCCTTGGCAATGTCCTCAATGACATCAACCGCTCCCATTACGTCTACCCTGTTTCCCGGTAGCGTTGTTACATACCCATTATATGATGGTGTTACTATATAACCCATCTTCCGCAGAGCTTCAGAAATGGAGTCTTCTGGTGGCTCAAATCCCAGTACCCTGGCAATGTCGTCATAGCTGAATTTAACTTCCCTGCCATTTTCGGCAACCAGTTCTGTTATAATCTTCTTATCAATCCCGTGGAATCTGGGCACCGAAATAGAATATCCAATATATTTCAACTCATATGCAAGAAGGAAAAACGACTGGAACACCGATTTCCTGTCCGTACCTTCTATGTCAATGAACAGTCTGGTGGAATCTTCGGTTATCCTTGTATCATAACTGTTTGAAATTGGTGGAATTGACATGACTTTTCCGTTCCTGTCCTCGATCACATTTATAAATTCCTGAGATGGCAGCAGGTCACCATACTTTTTTCCCAGTGGGTGTTCATTCAATATTTCTCGAGCGGTACCGTTCATGGCACCATCAAATGTCCGCAGCGTTACGGAATCGGATTTTTTCAGGGAATAGGAAACAGCCTTGCAGGATTCTTCCAGGGAATGAATACCTATGGATGCTGCCTGCCTCTCCCTTCCAATTGTTTCGTGCAACCTCTCCTGGTATTCGATAATTCGCGGAAGGCTATCGCCAAGTCTTAGGCCCGTTGCAATCAGTGAAAGAAAATAGGGTCTGATACTGAGGGCCTTAGCGCCTATATGAACGTCAAAATCCGAGTCCTCGAGTGTGAGTATTTCCGGCGAGGTCACAAGATCAAAAATATTCATGGAATATTCAAGGGAATAGAAGGAGAAGAGGTCGGGCCGGTCAGGATTGAATTCCACTTTTACCGTTCCACTATCAATCTCAACAGAAAAACCGATAACAGATGCATATTTCTGCAGCCGATCAACGAAGTTATTGCCAAATCTTTCAGCAAGGAATTCAGAATTATCCCTGATTACTACCATTCAGTATGACAGATTGATGTAGCGTATTTAAAAGTCTTGCAGTCCTAACTCTTGCCTGATATTTCATCAATTTCCTTGTTGACTTTCTTGAGGGTGTAGTCTCTCAGGACAAGCCTAATCAGGTCTTCCAGTGATATGGCACCGCCGGTATCAACGTCCTTCTCCAACTCTTCCACAACCTTCTTCGGCAGGACCAGATCAACCTTGCTTGTTCCCCCTTTCCCGTCATTCTTATCTATGAATTCATTAATTGCGAGTCTTATGATATCCGATACGCTTTCATACTGGAAGTTCTCTACCATGTCTTCAAGTTTCTGCATCACCTGCTCGGAAATCCTGACTGTTATTCTATATGGAACTGACATATTCTCACCGGCTGCCTACGGTTCCAGTGTTTCGTACCGTATACTTGTCTGACACTTCATGACAGCTTATAAATCTTTTTAGCATATAATTGTAAGACACACTGCAAAGAAAACAGTCTTAAATCAATTATGGATTTCGAACAATGGCTATTAAGATAGGCAGGAACGTATATATTGCTCCGACCGCGGTAATTCTTGGGCAGGTTGACATATCCGATGGCGTTTCCATTTTCGATGGTGCAGTTATCAGAGGGGACATGAATTTCATAACACTGGGGGAAAATTCTAACGTGCAGGATAATGCAACAATTCATACAGATTCCGGGAATCCAACTGTTATAGGAAAAAACGTATCCATAGGGCATAACGCCATAGTCCATGGCGCAACCGTTGACGACGACGTGATTATCGGCATGGGATCCATCATTCTGAATGGCTCCCATATCAGGACCGGGACCGTCGTTGCAGCGGGTTCGGTAGTCAAGGAAAATTTTGAATCACTGGAAAATTCCCTGTTGGCAGGTGTTCCAGCTCAGTTGAAGAGAACGGGGGATTCAATGCATGAGTATGCAATTGCAAACGGGAGATCTTATCAGGGGCTGCGCGACCTCTATCTTGCTGGAAAAATTGAAAGGTACACAAGAAAGTGAGGGAACCTGGGGCAAGGAAA is a window from the Thermoplasmatales archaeon genome containing:
- a CDS encoding Carbonic anhydrase precursor, translating into MAIKIGRNVYIAPTAVILGQVDISDGVSIFDGAVIRGDMNFITLGENSNVQDNATIHTDSGNPTVIGKNVSIGHNAIVHGATVDDDVIIGMGSIILNGSHIRTGTVVAAGSVVKENFESLENSLLAGVPAQLKRTGDSMHEYAIANGRSYQGLRDLYLAGKIERYTRK
- a CDS encoding Ribbon-helix-helix protein, copG family, translated to MSVPYRITVRISEQVMQKLEDMVENFQYESVSDIIRLAINEFIDKNDGKGGTSKVDLVLPKKVVEELEKDVDTGGAISLEDLIRLVLRDYTLKKVNKEIDEISGKS
- the pheT_1 gene encoding Phenylalanine--tRNA ligase beta subunit — its product is MVVIRDNSEFLAERFGNNFVDRLQKYASVIGFSVEIDSGTVKVEFNPDRPDLFSFYSLEYSMNIFDLVTSPEILTLEDSDFDVHIGAKALSIRPYFLSLIATGLRLGDSLPRIIEYQERLHETIGRERQAASIGIHSLEESCKAVSYSLKKSDSVTLRTFDGAMNGTAREILNEHPLGKKYGDLLPSQEFINVIEDRNGKVMSIPPISNSYDTRITEDSTRLFIDIEGTDRKSVFQSFFLLAYELKYIGYSISVPRFHGIDKKIITELVAENGREVKFSYDDIARVLGFEPPEDSISEALRKMGYIVTPSYNGYVTTLPGNRVDVMGAVDVIEDIAKGIGYDQIPFSEIPVQTLGTSHKTDELTGIACQLLIGSGYQEVKSFVVGPQMPFSFLKYRGDVTLLNPKSSDFSVVRDRLFVNMMEIIKQNRRRPMPQKIFEIGEVVEHGRQKTHLCFMIHGSRAPFSAAKQVLEYVILRLSGGSTEIRPNDEDGLVTGRSGDIMLDGQVIGFIGEMHPALLELYGIQDPVSLAEIDLSMIA